A genomic window from Brassica oleracea var. oleracea cultivar TO1000 chromosome C8, BOL, whole genome shotgun sequence includes:
- the LOC106309632 gene encoding transcription factor E2FC isoform X2, protein MAATSKSGEDPSLSYNHRSPFRFELIHSPSPTDPLQSSSSTPSSTNRPLSVPQQLPNAQSPQIQAHWDESFSPITQKLKSRKNHSISSSSMPGETIDIAKVIVKQESPQDNIKRGTKSKVTKLSKAVKREGLQLSGPNGSNNCRYDSSLGLLTKKFVNLIREAEDGSLDLNYCADVLEVQKRRIYDITNVLEGVGLIEKTTKNHIRWKGADNLGQLELGNQISRLKLEVESMQSEENRLDDLIRERQEALRSLEEDEHCKRYMFMTEEDITSLPCFHNQTLLAIKAPTASCIEVPDPDEVMSFPQRQYRMVIRSRMGPIDVYLLSKHKGDSSMETDESAVDTSSLKIVTSDTDLKTDYWFESGEEVTLTDLWNNFC, encoded by the exons ATGGCGGCGACATCTAAATCCGGCGAAGATCCGAGTCTCTCGTACAACCACCGATCTCCTTTCCGCTTCGAACTAATCCACTCTCCCTCACCCACTGATCCGCTTCAATCTTCCTCGTCTACTCCTTCCTCCACGAATCGGCCGCTCTCAGTTCCTCAGCAGCTTCCGAATGCACAATCGCCGCAAATTCAAGCTCACTGGGACGAGTCCTTCTCCCCAATCACTCAGAAACTC AAAAGTAGAAAGAATCATTCCATTTCGAGCTCAAGCATGCCTGGAGAAACCATTGATATAGCCAAAGTCATTGTGAAGCAAGAATCTCCTCAAGACAACATTAAACGTGGAACCAAGTCAAAGGTTACTAAACTGTCCAAAGCTGTGAAGCGAG AAGGGCTACAGCTTAGTGGCCCTAATGGAAGTAATAACTGTCGTTATGATAGTTCTCTAG GGTTGTTGACAAAGAAATTCGTCAATTTGATCCGGGAAGCTGAGGATGGATCACTTGACCTTAACTATTGTGCTGATGTTTTGGAG GTACAAAAAAGAAGGATATATGATATTACAAATGTCCTTGAAGGGGTTGGATTGATTGAGAAAACTACAAAGAACCATATCCGCTGGAA GGGTGCTGACAATCTTGGACAGTTGGAACTGGGAAATCAAATTTCTAGGCTTAAG TTAGAAGTAGAAAGTATGCAATCTGAGGAAAACAGGTTGGATGACCTTATAAG GGAAAGACAAGAAGCTCTCAGATCCTTAGAAGAAGATGAACATTGTAAAAG GTACATGTTTATGACGGAGGAAGATATAACTAGCCTCCCATGCTTTCAC AACCAGACACTGCTGGCAATTAAAGCTCCTACAGCTAGTTGCATCGAAGTTCCAGATCCGGATGAG GTGATGAGTTTTCCGCAGAGACAATACCGGATGGTGATTAGGAGTAGGATGGGACCAATTGATGTCTACCTTCTAAG CAAACACAAAGGAGACAGTAGTATGGAAACAGATGAGTCTGCAGTGGATACTTCTTCCTTGAAAATAGTAACTTCAGATACTGAT TTAAAAACAGATTACTGGTTCGAGTCAGGTGAAGAAGTGACCCTCACAGATTTATGG
- the LOC106309632 gene encoding transcription factor E2FC isoform X1: MAATSKSGEDPSLSYNHRSPFRFELIHSPSPTDPLQSSSSTPSSTNRPLSVPQQLPNAQSPQIQAHWDESFSPITQKLQKSRKNHSISSSSMPGETIDIAKVIVKQESPQDNIKRGTKSKVTKLSKAVKREGLQLSGPNGSNNCRYDSSLGLLTKKFVNLIREAEDGSLDLNYCADVLEVQKRRIYDITNVLEGVGLIEKTTKNHIRWKGADNLGQLELGNQISRLKLEVESMQSEENRLDDLIRERQEALRSLEEDEHCKRYMFMTEEDITSLPCFHNQTLLAIKAPTASCIEVPDPDEVMSFPQRQYRMVIRSRMGPIDVYLLSKHKGDSSMETDESAVDTSSLKIVTSDTDLKTDYWFESGEEVTLTDLWNNFC; encoded by the exons ATGGCGGCGACATCTAAATCCGGCGAAGATCCGAGTCTCTCGTACAACCACCGATCTCCTTTCCGCTTCGAACTAATCCACTCTCCCTCACCCACTGATCCGCTTCAATCTTCCTCGTCTACTCCTTCCTCCACGAATCGGCCGCTCTCAGTTCCTCAGCAGCTTCCGAATGCACAATCGCCGCAAATTCAAGCTCACTGGGACGAGTCCTTCTCCCCAATCACTCAGAAACTC CAGAAAAGTAGAAAGAATCATTCCATTTCGAGCTCAAGCATGCCTGGAGAAACCATTGATATAGCCAAAGTCATTGTGAAGCAAGAATCTCCTCAAGACAACATTAAACGTGGAACCAAGTCAAAGGTTACTAAACTGTCCAAAGCTGTGAAGCGAG AAGGGCTACAGCTTAGTGGCCCTAATGGAAGTAATAACTGTCGTTATGATAGTTCTCTAG GGTTGTTGACAAAGAAATTCGTCAATTTGATCCGGGAAGCTGAGGATGGATCACTTGACCTTAACTATTGTGCTGATGTTTTGGAG GTACAAAAAAGAAGGATATATGATATTACAAATGTCCTTGAAGGGGTTGGATTGATTGAGAAAACTACAAAGAACCATATCCGCTGGAA GGGTGCTGACAATCTTGGACAGTTGGAACTGGGAAATCAAATTTCTAGGCTTAAG TTAGAAGTAGAAAGTATGCAATCTGAGGAAAACAGGTTGGATGACCTTATAAG GGAAAGACAAGAAGCTCTCAGATCCTTAGAAGAAGATGAACATTGTAAAAG GTACATGTTTATGACGGAGGAAGATATAACTAGCCTCCCATGCTTTCAC AACCAGACACTGCTGGCAATTAAAGCTCCTACAGCTAGTTGCATCGAAGTTCCAGATCCGGATGAG GTGATGAGTTTTCCGCAGAGACAATACCGGATGGTGATTAGGAGTAGGATGGGACCAATTGATGTCTACCTTCTAAG CAAACACAAAGGAGACAGTAGTATGGAAACAGATGAGTCTGCAGTGGATACTTCTTCCTTGAAAATAGTAACTTCAGATACTGAT TTAAAAACAGATTACTGGTTCGAGTCAGGTGAAGAAGTGACCCTCACAGATTTATGG